One stretch of Croceibacterium atlanticum DNA includes these proteins:
- a CDS encoding CoA pyrophosphatase, translating to MSVLFDRLQKLFDEGHGVELPDLRSDAIFAPPEIRPAAVLIAVTDRPEPGVLLTHRPEDMRAHPGQVAFPGGKLDPGEDAVEAALREAHEELAVEPSSVRIIGASDRYITGSGYDVTPVLGLVPPDLPIRPNPMEVSAWFEPPLRYLFDPANHVQKQREWQGRTRHYIEIEWQGHRIWGITAAIISNLSRRLAWQELING from the coding sequence ATGAGCGTGCTTTTCGACCGCCTGCAAAAACTGTTCGATGAAGGCCACGGTGTCGAACTGCCCGATCTGCGGAGCGATGCAATCTTCGCACCGCCCGAAATTCGCCCGGCAGCGGTGTTGATCGCCGTGACAGACCGCCCGGAACCGGGCGTGTTGCTGACCCACCGCCCGGAAGACATGCGCGCCCATCCGGGGCAAGTGGCCTTTCCCGGCGGCAAGCTGGATCCAGGCGAAGATGCCGTCGAAGCCGCCTTGCGCGAAGCGCATGAGGAACTGGCGGTAGAGCCTTCTTCGGTAAGGATAATCGGCGCAAGCGACCGCTATATCACCGGCTCCGGCTATGACGTGACGCCAGTGCTCGGCCTTGTTCCGCCAGACCTGCCGATCCGGCCCAATCCGATGGAAGTGTCCGCCTGGTTCGAACCGCCCCTGCGGTATCTGTTCGATCCGGCCAATCATGTGCAGAAACAACGGGAATGGCAGGGGCGGACGCGGCATTATATCGAGATCGAATGGCAGGGGCACCGAATCTGGGGAATCACTGCGGCGATCATCTCCAATCTCTCGCGGCGTCTCGCCTGGCAGGAACTGATTAATGGCTGA
- a CDS encoding CCA tRNA nucleotidyltransferase translates to MAELPPAPWTQRTDLAQLVAALGADTMRWVGGAVRDTMLGMEVADVDAATVLMPEEVMRRLKSAGLKPIPTGIEHGTVTAVLPQGNVEITTLRHDVSTDGRRATIAFANDWREDAARRDFTINALYAHPVTLEISDYFGGLKDLETRHVRFIGDARQRIREDHLRILRYYRFQARFGSLLDGEAEEACAELAPMLKGLSRERVAMELLNLLRLPDPLGTVVRMYRRGVLQIVLPEVEPEGLATFETLLERERQADISPASLRRLAALLPAQKRVAEQVAARLRLSSVQKKRLISAALREEGTGDPRALAYRIGRDWAEDRILLQGGRIEPLRDWQIPVFPLKGGEVVARGVSAGPEVARILRECEDRWIEEAFPGRDRVEQFLEDALLR, encoded by the coding sequence ATGGCTGAACTTCCCCCCGCACCATGGACGCAGCGCACCGATCTGGCGCAGCTTGTTGCCGCATTGGGCGCGGATACGATGCGCTGGGTCGGCGGCGCGGTGCGCGACACCATGCTCGGCATGGAAGTCGCCGATGTCGATGCCGCAACCGTCCTGATGCCGGAAGAGGTAATGCGGCGGTTGAAATCGGCCGGCCTGAAGCCGATCCCCACGGGCATAGAACATGGCACGGTCACCGCCGTCCTGCCGCAGGGCAATGTGGAAATCACGACCTTGCGGCATGATGTTTCCACCGATGGCAGGCGCGCCACGATCGCCTTTGCCAATGACTGGCGCGAAGATGCCGCGCGGCGCGATTTCACCATCAACGCGCTTTATGCCCACCCGGTCACGCTGGAGATTTCAGACTATTTCGGCGGGCTGAAGGATCTGGAAACGCGGCATGTCCGCTTCATCGGCGATGCCCGCCAGCGCATCCGCGAAGATCATTTGCGCATCCTGAGATATTACCGTTTCCAGGCACGTTTCGGCAGCCTGCTGGATGGCGAAGCGGAAGAAGCCTGCGCCGAACTGGCCCCCATGCTGAAAGGGTTGAGCCGGGAACGCGTGGCAATGGAACTGCTAAACCTGCTGCGATTGCCCGATCCGCTGGGGACGGTGGTGCGCATGTATCGGCGCGGCGTGTTGCAGATCGTTCTGCCTGAGGTGGAACCGGAAGGGCTGGCCACTTTTGAAACCCTGCTGGAAAGGGAAAGGCAGGCGGACATATCCCCGGCATCCCTGCGCAGGCTGGCCGCATTACTGCCCGCACAGAAGCGGGTGGCCGAACAGGTCGCAGCGCGCCTGCGCCTGTCCTCCGTGCAGAAGAAGCGGTTGATCAGCGCCGCATTGCGAGAGGAAGGAACCGGCGATCCGCGCGCCCTTGCCTATCGCATCGGGCGCGATTGGGCGGAAGACAGGATCCTGTTGCAGGGCGGCAGGATCGAGCCGCTGCGGGACTGGCAAATCCCTGTCTTCCCCCTCAAGGGCGGAGAAGTGGTGGCACGCGGCGTATCGGCCGGGCCGGAAGTTGCCCGCATATTGCGCGAATGCGAAGATCGCTGGATCGAAGAAGCGTTCCCCGGCCGCGACCGGGTCGAACAATTTCTGGAAGATGCGCTTTTGCGCTAA
- the parC gene encoding DNA topoisomerase IV subunit A gives MATIDDEKDPFDAIVDAPFDSALSERYLVYALSTITARSLPDLRDGLKPVHRRLLWTMRQLRLSPDNSPKKSARVVGDVIGKYHPHGDVAVYDAMVRLAQNFTLRYPLVEGQGNFGNIDGDNAAAYRYTECRLTRTALQLMDGLDEGTVTFVPTYNNEEEEPELFPGLFPNLLANGASGIAVGMATSIPSHNVAEIIDATLELIDNPQVEHRRLMELFHGPDFATGGLIVDSPEAISHAYETGRGSFRVRGRFHAAEAEREEDREAGIERLGGGQYQLVVSEIPYQVPKGKLIEQIAQAIADKKLPILEDVRDESDEQVRIVLVPRSRNVDPELLKESLYKLTDLETRFGLNLNVLDSTRTPMVMGLKELLGHWVTAQIDILQRRTQHRLDKIAARLELVEGYIAAYLNLDRVIEIIRTEDEPKPIMMAEFELTDRQAEAILNMRLRSLRKLEEMELRKEREDLLVERDELEKLLSSPARQRTRLKRDLNALRKEYAEDTALGRRRTTISEAKPAVEFSMDAMIEKEPVTVILSQKGWIRAAKGHVPLDSEFKFKEGDGPAFAVHAQTTDKLLLAGDDGRFFTIGADKLPGARGFGEPIRNTLDIDAAAHIVALIVHRPNLQLLLASTLGKGFAAVTDELLAETRKGRQVVNLKGDARLAVVRPIAPEHDHVAVVGDNRKLVVFNLEELPVMTRGQGVTLQRYRDGGLSDATTLKLEEGLSWTMGGESGRTRTEENVWEWKVARGAAGRLPPRGFPKDNKFQS, from the coding sequence ATGGCAACCATCGATGACGAAAAGGATCCGTTCGACGCCATTGTCGACGCTCCCTTCGACAGCGCGCTGAGCGAGCGTTATCTCGTCTATGCGCTGTCCACGATTACCGCGCGTTCGCTGCCGGATCTGCGCGACGGGCTGAAGCCCGTCCACCGCCGCCTGCTCTGGACCATGCGGCAATTACGGCTCAGCCCGGATAACAGCCCGAAAAAGTCCGCCCGCGTCGTGGGCGACGTGATCGGCAAATATCACCCGCATGGCGATGTCGCCGTTTATGACGCGATGGTGCGACTGGCGCAGAATTTCACGCTGCGTTACCCGCTGGTCGAAGGGCAGGGCAATTTCGGCAATATCGACGGCGATAATGCCGCCGCCTATCGCTACACCGAATGCCGCCTGACCCGCACCGCGCTGCAACTGATGGACGGGCTGGACGAAGGCACTGTCACTTTCGTCCCCACCTATAATAACGAGGAGGAAGAGCCGGAGCTTTTCCCCGGCCTTTTCCCGAACCTGCTGGCCAATGGCGCCAGCGGTATCGCCGTGGGCATGGCAACCAGCATCCCCAGCCACAATGTGGCGGAAATCATCGATGCCACGCTGGAACTGATCGACAATCCGCAGGTCGAACACCGGCGGCTGATGGAATTGTTCCACGGTCCCGATTTCGCGACTGGCGGGCTGATCGTGGACAGTCCGGAGGCGATTTCCCACGCATATGAAACCGGGCGCGGCAGTTTCCGTGTGCGCGGCCGGTTCCACGCGGCGGAAGCGGAAAGGGAAGAGGATCGCGAAGCCGGGATCGAACGGCTGGGCGGCGGGCAATATCAGCTCGTGGTTTCCGAAATCCCCTATCAGGTGCCCAAGGGCAAGCTGATCGAACAGATCGCGCAGGCGATTGCCGACAAGAAGCTGCCGATCCTGGAAGATGTCCGGGACGAGAGTGACGAACAGGTCCGCATCGTGCTGGTCCCGCGCAGCCGCAATGTCGATCCGGAACTGCTGAAGGAATCGCTCTACAAGCTGACCGATCTGGAAACGCGTTTCGGCCTCAATCTCAACGTGCTGGATTCCACCCGCACGCCGATGGTGATGGGGCTGAAGGAATTGCTGGGCCACTGGGTCACGGCCCAGATCGACATATTGCAGCGCCGCACCCAGCACCGGCTGGACAAGATCGCGGCCCGGCTGGAACTGGTCGAAGGCTATATCGCGGCCTATCTCAATCTCGACCGCGTGATCGAGATCATCCGGACCGAGGATGAACCCAAGCCGATCATGATGGCGGAATTCGAACTGACCGACCGGCAGGCCGAAGCCATCCTGAACATGCGGCTGCGCAGCTTGCGCAAGCTGGAAGAGATGGAACTGCGCAAGGAGCGGGAAGATCTGCTGGTGGAGCGGGACGAGCTGGAAAAGCTGCTCTCCAGCCCGGCACGCCAGCGCACGCGTTTGAAGCGCGATCTCAACGCCCTGCGCAAGGAATATGCGGAAGATACCGCGCTGGGCCGCCGCCGCACGACCATTTCCGAAGCGAAACCGGCGGTCGAATTCAGCATGGATGCCATGATCGAGAAGGAGCCGGTAACGGTCATCCTCTCGCAAAAGGGCTGGATACGCGCGGCCAAGGGGCATGTCCCGCTGGACAGCGAATTCAAGTTCAAGGAGGGTGACGGCCCCGCCTTTGCCGTCCATGCGCAGACGACTGACAAGCTTCTGCTGGCCGGCGATGACGGGCGTTTCTTCACCATCGGCGCGGATAAATTACCCGGCGCGCGCGGTTTCGGTGAACCGATCCGCAACACGCTGGATATCGATGCCGCCGCCCATATCGTGGCGTTGATCGTCCACCGGCCGAACCTGCAATTGCTGCTGGCCTCCACGCTGGGCAAGGGCTTTGCCGCCGTGACCGATGAATTGCTGGCCGAAACCCGCAAGGGGCGGCAGGTGGTGAATTTGAAGGGTGACGCCAGGCTGGCCGTGGTGCGCCCGATCGCGCCGGAACATGATCACGTTGCGGTGGTGGGCGATAACCGCAAGCTCGTCGTCTTCAATCTGGAAGAATTGCCGGTGATGACGCGCGGGCAGGGCGTGACCTTGCAGCGTTACCGCGATGGCGGCCTGTCCGACGCGACCACGCTGAAACTGGAAGAGGGGCTGTCCTGGACCATGGGCGGTGAAAGCGGCCGCACCCGCACCGAAGAGAATGTGTGGGAATGGAAGGTTGCCCGCGGCGCTGCCGGCCGCCTGCCGCCGCGCGGTTTCCCGAAGGACAACAAGTTCCAGTCATGA
- a CDS encoding type 1 glutamine amidotransferase domain-containing protein, with amino-acid sequence MAQRVMILATDGFEQSELTGPKERLEQAGYETVVVSPQDGEIRGWNGGDWGDKVKVDLPLDEAEAGEFDAIVMPGGQINPDKLRLEDKAIKLVRDFNASGKPVAAICHAPWLLIEADIVRGKTATSWPSVRKDLENAGANVVDKEAAVDGNIITSRNPDDIPAFSQAIITALEKVRASEPA; translated from the coding sequence ATGGCCCAACGTGTCATGATCCTCGCAACCGACGGTTTTGAACAATCTGAACTGACCGGCCCGAAGGAAAGGCTGGAACAGGCAGGCTATGAAACCGTGGTCGTCAGCCCGCAGGACGGAGAGATTCGCGGCTGGAATGGCGGCGACTGGGGCGACAAGGTGAAGGTCGATCTGCCGCTGGACGAAGCCGAGGCCGGTGAATTCGACGCCATCGTCATGCCCGGCGGACAGATCAACCCGGACAAATTGCGGCTGGAAGACAAGGCAATCAAGCTGGTCCGCGATTTCAACGCCAGCGGCAAGCCGGTGGCGGCAATCTGCCATGCGCCATGGCTGCTGATCGAAGCGGATATTGTGCGCGGCAAGACGGCGACGAGCTGGCCGTCCGTGCGCAAGGACCTGGAGAATGCCGGCGCCAATGTGGTGGACAAGGAAGCGGCCGTGGACGGCAATATCATCACCAGCCGCAACCCGGACGATATCCCAGCCTTCAGCCAGGCCATCATCACGGCCCTGGAGAAGGTCCGCGCATCCGAACCGGCCTGA
- a CDS encoding 2Fe-2S iron-sulfur cluster-binding protein: MRVKFITRDGETVMAEAQPGDNLLEVGQACGMPLEGTCEGQMACSTCHVIIAPEWFARLPEASEEEEDMLDLAADVARTSRLSCQIDLTDDLDGMEVRMPSASHDMQGR; this comes from the coding sequence ATCCGGGTCAAATTCATTACACGCGACGGGGAAACCGTCATGGCCGAGGCTCAGCCCGGCGATAACCTGCTGGAAGTGGGGCAGGCCTGCGGCATGCCGCTGGAAGGCACGTGCGAAGGGCAGATGGCCTGTTCCACCTGCCACGTGATCATCGCCCCCGAATGGTTCGCCAGACTGCCCGAAGCGAGCGAGGAGGAAGAGGACATGCTCGACCTCGCCGCCGATGTCGCCCGCACCAGCCGCCTGTCCTGCCAGATCGACCTGACCGACGATCTGGACGGCATGGAAGTGCGCATGCCCTCTGCCAGTCACGACATGCAGGGGCGTTAG
- a CDS encoding cysteine desulfurase family protein, translating to MIYLDYQATTPLAPEAREAMLRWLDGPDGTGFGNPHSSHRLGRQAEAAVEIARERVAALLPPGGTVIFTSGATESLNIALRGCEPALAGRPCAVSAIEHSAVFNTAQDIAGECHILPVDGDGLVDPQVALPEGLGILSVMQVNNEIGTIQPVADLYARARAQGALFICDAVQAAGKIPIAEADVIAISAHKFHGPKGIGALWLRDGVELRPLITGGGQEKGLRSGTLSPALCAGFGAAAELAARCMEEDAAHAAALWRRARELFSGWELNGSAEARYFGNLNIRRSGLDVARLMSDARQVCFSAGSACASESKKPSRILTALGLSPAEARGSIRLGFGRYTTMAELEEAAHLINIAASQQG from the coding sequence ATGATCTATCTCGATTACCAGGCCACGACACCGCTCGCCCCCGAAGCGCGGGAAGCGATGCTGCGCTGGCTGGACGGGCCGGATGGCACCGGCTTCGGCAATCCCCACAGTTCGCACCGGCTTGGCCGACAGGCAGAAGCGGCGGTGGAGATTGCGCGCGAAAGGGTGGCGGCCCTGCTGCCGCCGGGCGGCACGGTTATTTTCACTTCCGGCGCGACCGAATCGCTCAATATCGCATTGCGCGGTTGCGAGCCGGCACTGGCCGGCAGGCCTTGCGCGGTGAGCGCGATCGAACATTCCGCCGTTTTCAACACGGCGCAGGATATTGCCGGCGAATGCCACATCTTGCCGGTGGACGGGGATGGGCTGGTCGATCCGCAAGTCGCCCTGCCGGAAGGCCTGGGCATTCTTTCCGTGATGCAGGTGAATAACGAGATCGGGACCATCCAGCCTGTCGCCGATCTATATGCGCGGGCCAGGGCGCAGGGCGCATTGTTCATCTGCGATGCTGTGCAGGCGGCGGGCAAGATACCCATTGCCGAAGCAGATGTGATCGCCATCAGCGCGCATAAATTCCACGGGCCCAAGGGCATCGGCGCCTTGTGGCTGCGTGACGGAGTGGAACTGCGCCCGCTGATTACCGGCGGCGGGCAGGAGAAGGGCCTGCGTTCGGGTACGCTCAGCCCGGCATTATGCGCCGGTTTCGGCGCCGCAGCGGAACTCGCAGCCAGGTGCATGGAAGAGGACGCGGCCCATGCCGCCGCATTGTGGCGCCGCGCGCGCGAATTGTTCTCCGGCTGGGAACTGAATGGCAGCGCCGAAGCGCGCTATTTCGGCAATCTCAACATTCGCCGTTCGGGGCTGGATGTCGCCCGCCTGATGTCGGATGCCAGGCAGGTCTGCTTCTCCGCAGGGTCAGCCTGTGCCAGCGAATCGAAGAAGCCCAGCCGGATCCTGACGGCCCTGGGCCTGTCGCCGGCAGAGGCGCGGGGTTCGATCCGTCTCGGATTTGGACGCTACACCACGATGGCAGAGCTTGAAGAAGCGGCGCATCTGATTAATATTGCTGCGTCGCAACAAGGATAA
- a CDS encoding cysteine desulfurase family protein, with the protein MTRIYLDHAATTPLRPEAAEAMRHGFEIWANPSSPHAEGRKARAALEDARARVKSALGWDGEVIFTSGASEAAALALGQAKADRRLVSAVEHDAVKKGAAQLSILPVDTGGSLDLAALEQSLDAEGSVLLAVQSINSETGNRQDISAIAAHVHEHGGLVLADCAQSAGKYPLPAEADMAIVSAQKLGGPIGIGALLVRDYAMLAPTGGQERGYRRGTENLPGAMAFAAALEACAEPWAGREVVEPFDMLAQEVRSLGGCWLADRLTDPTPYVRAIAMPEISGSAQLMRFDMQGIAVSQGSACSSGTMKTSPVLEAMGVDADLASRTIRVSIGWNTTRGEVDRFAQAWMAMARDARDKAA; encoded by the coding sequence GTGACCCGAATTTACCTCGATCATGCGGCCACCACGCCGCTGCGCCCCGAAGCCGCCGAAGCCATGCGCCACGGATTTGAAATCTGGGCGAATCCTTCGAGCCCGCATGCGGAAGGACGCAAGGCCCGCGCCGCGCTGGAAGATGCGCGGGCGCGGGTGAAATCGGCTCTGGGTTGGGACGGCGAAGTGATCTTCACCTCCGGCGCGAGCGAGGCGGCCGCTCTGGCGCTGGGCCAGGCGAAGGCGGATCGGCGGCTGGTATCCGCGGTGGAACATGATGCGGTGAAGAAGGGCGCAGCTCAGCTGTCCATCCTGCCCGTCGATACTGGCGGCTCGCTGGACTTGGCAGCGTTGGAACAGTCGCTCGACGCGGAAGGCAGCGTGCTGCTGGCGGTGCAGTCGATCAATTCGGAAACCGGCAACCGGCAGGATATCTCGGCCATTGCGGCGCATGTGCATGAACATGGCGGACTGGTCCTGGCGGATTGCGCGCAGAGTGCGGGAAAATACCCCCTCCCGGCGGAAGCGGACATGGCGATCGTTTCCGCGCAAAAGCTGGGCGGGCCGATCGGGATTGGTGCGCTTCTGGTGCGCGATTATGCCATGCTCGCGCCGACAGGCGGGCAGGAGCGGGGCTATCGCCGGGGGACCGAGAACCTGCCCGGCGCGATGGCATTCGCAGCTGCGCTGGAGGCATGTGCCGAGCCCTGGGCGGGGCGCGAGGTTGTGGAGCCTTTCGATATGCTTGCGCAGGAAGTCCGCTCTCTGGGCGGTTGCTGGCTGGCGGACAGGCTGACTGATCCGACCCCCTATGTGCGCGCCATCGCCATGCCGGAGATTTCCGGCAGTGCCCAATTGATGCGCTTTGACATGCAGGGCATCGCCGTAAGCCAGGGCAGCGCCTGTTCATCGGGCACGATGAAGACCAGCCCTGTTCTTGAAGCGATGGGCGTGGATGCGGATCTGGCCTCTCGCACTATCCGCGTCAGCATCGGCTGGAACACCACGCGCGGCGAAGTGGATCGCTTTGCCCAGGCATGGATGGCGATGGCCCGCGATGCGCGGGACAAGGCTGCATGA
- a CDS encoding alpha/beta hydrolase encodes MPSVIFPGPEGRLEGRFSPAPRPRAPVAMILHPHSQGGGTMNDRIVQHLYKTFVDRGFATLRFNFRGVGRSQGSFDNGIGELSDAASALDWVQQIHPEAQTTWVAGVSFGALIGMQLLMRRPEIRGFISVAPPANMYDFSFLAPCPASGIFIQGTADTVVQPAAVQKLVDKLRTQKHITIHHEEIPRANHFFENELDQLMGAVDNYLDFRLDPNCPIK; translated from the coding sequence ATGCCCTCTGTCATTTTTCCCGGTCCCGAAGGCCGTCTCGAAGGCCGCTTTTCCCCTGCCCCGCGCCCCCGTGCGCCCGTGGCCATGATCCTGCATCCGCATTCACAGGGCGGCGGCACGATGAATGATCGCATCGTGCAGCACCTCTACAAGACTTTCGTGGATCGCGGTTTCGCAACCCTGCGCTTCAATTTTCGCGGTGTCGGCCGCAGCCAGGGCAGCTTCGACAATGGCATCGGGGAATTGAGCGATGCCGCCTCCGCGCTGGACTGGGTGCAGCAGATCCACCCCGAAGCGCAGACGACATGGGTCGCCGGCGTCAGCTTCGGCGCGCTGATCGGCATGCAATTGCTGATGCGTCGCCCGGAAATCCGCGGCTTCATCTCCGTCGCACCGCCGGCGAACATGTATGATTTCTCGTTCCTCGCGCCCTGCCCCGCTTCGGGCATCTTCATCCAGGGTACGGCGGATACGGTGGTGCAACCTGCCGCCGTGCAGAAGCTGGTCGACAAGCTGCGCACGCAGAAGCACATCACCATTCACCACGAAGAGATTCCGCGGGCCAATCACTTCTTCGAGAATGAACTCGACCAGCTGATGGGCGCGGTCGACAATTATCTCGATTTCCGTCTGGATCCGAACTGCCCGATCAAGTGA
- a CDS encoding energy transducer TonB: MTYLNRTQDNKSRAIAIASVGAIHAAIGLAVVTGLTVSGVIELEDGPLIAQSFPTAPPPPPQPVPTEQPPTSVVTLPTAPVPPLDLSQPTTPEVAQFDPGEVTVKIPSNIGFGDPTVIPPLPPRPLPSFAPVRAAPANDAARWITADDYPGVPLRRNIEGVSAYRLVIGTNGRVNACEITASSGNRMLDEATCKLISRRARFEPATDGSGTKIVGDYTGTVRWQIPD; encoded by the coding sequence ATGACTTATCTGAACCGCACCCAGGACAATAAAAGCCGCGCGATTGCCATTGCCTCCGTCGGGGCAATTCATGCCGCCATCGGTCTTGCCGTGGTTACGGGCCTGACGGTGAGCGGGGTGATCGAATTGGAGGATGGGCCTCTGATCGCCCAGAGCTTCCCCACGGCCCCGCCACCGCCGCCCCAACCCGTTCCGACGGAACAACCACCAACAAGTGTTGTCACGCTGCCCACGGCGCCGGTTCCCCCGCTGGATCTGTCGCAACCCACAACCCCGGAAGTCGCGCAATTCGATCCCGGTGAAGTCACCGTGAAAATACCCTCCAATATCGGTTTCGGCGATCCGACCGTTATCCCGCCCCTGCCCCCGCGACCCTTGCCGAGCTTTGCCCCGGTTCGCGCGGCACCGGCCAATGATGCCGCGCGCTGGATCACGGCCGATGATTATCCCGGTGTTCCCCTGCGCCGGAATATCGAGGGTGTTTCCGCATATCGGCTGGTTATCGGCACGAACGGGCGGGTGAATGCGTGCGAGATCACCGCAAGTTCCGGCAATCGGATGCTGGACGAGGCGACCTGCAAGCTGATTTCCCGCCGGGCGCGGTTCGAACCGGCCACGGATGGCAGCGGCACGAAGATCGTGGGCGATTACACCGGCACCGTGCGCTGGCAGATCCCGGACTGA
- a CDS encoding DUF885 domain-containing protein codes for MPIPSETITRRQAIAGLGAGISLLALPGCARQALSAGAAPPVTLSPEEMLDQFAYSLLDNEPERATALGVDIGQHANLRSRLEDQSPEGQRDYAASLRHRLEEARLYPRDGLDASTRTSFEVVESAYANALEGLAMPYGDVAVGGWRNTPYVVIQNVGGYIDIPRFLDSDHPIRETADAEAYVDRLEQVPAYLDGELQRIRSAREMGLVPPDFLLDKAIPQMDASLADARSGGAMVESLVHRTSESDISGDWSRRALPIISGPVADALERQLAELRTQRAAADGDPGMWSQPMGPEWYEWALRASTTTSMTPDEIHEMGLTQLEEIHGRMDPILRDLGYTSGTVGDRMNQLSTDKRFQFAEGDAGRAEIMVFIRDRVDWIKAQMPRAFRTLVPGNLEIRRLPPAEEPGAPTAYGGAGSKDGTIPGKMWINLHTTDLHRKYDVPTLVHHETIPGHVWQGEYANKLPLIRSILAFNAYSEGWALYAEQLADELGAYADHPAWQLGYLQDQAFRACRLVVDTGLHHKRWGREQAIRFFTERNGNKRAQVESEVDRYCSWPGQACGYKVGHSEITRQRSRAQGALGADYDLRAFNDAVVLGGNVPLDVLAKNVDRYIAAASA; via the coding sequence ATGCCGATACCATCTGAAACCATCACCCGCCGCCAGGCCATCGCAGGTCTGGGTGCAGGCATATCCCTGCTCGCCCTGCCCGGCTGCGCCCGTCAGGCATTGTCGGCTGGCGCCGCCCCTCCGGTCACGCTCTCGCCGGAGGAGATGCTGGACCAGTTCGCCTATTCATTGCTGGATAACGAGCCGGAACGGGCAACCGCGCTGGGCGTGGATATTGGCCAGCATGCCAATCTGCGGTCCCGGCTGGAAGACCAGTCACCCGAAGGGCAGCGCGATTATGCGGCCAGCCTGCGGCACCGGCTGGAAGAAGCACGGCTCTATCCCAGGGATGGGCTGGATGCCTCCACGCGGACCAGTTTCGAAGTCGTCGAAAGCGCCTATGCCAATGCGCTGGAAGGCTTGGCCATGCCTTATGGCGATGTCGCCGTGGGCGGCTGGCGCAACACGCCCTATGTCGTAATTCAGAATGTCGGCGGCTATATCGACATACCGCGCTTCCTGGATTCCGATCACCCGATCCGCGAAACTGCCGATGCCGAAGCCTATGTCGACCGGCTGGAACAGGTCCCCGCTTACCTGGACGGTGAATTGCAGCGCATCCGCTCTGCCCGCGAAATGGGGCTGGTTCCGCCAGATTTCCTGCTCGACAAGGCGATCCCGCAAATGGATGCCTCTCTTGCCGATGCGCGCAGCGGCGGCGCGATGGTGGAATCCCTGGTCCACCGCACCAGCGAATCCGATATTTCGGGTGACTGGTCCCGGCGGGCCCTTCCGATCATTTCCGGGCCTGTTGCCGATGCGCTGGAACGTCAGCTGGCCGAACTCAGGACGCAGCGCGCCGCGGCCGATGGCGATCCGGGCATGTGGTCCCAGCCAATGGGGCCGGAATGGTATGAATGGGCCCTGCGCGCCAGCACGACCACCAGCATGACGCCGGACGAAATCCACGAAATGGGCCTGACCCAACTCGAAGAGATCCACGGCCGGATGGATCCGATCCTCCGTGATCTCGGCTATACCAGCGGCACGGTTGGCGACCGGATGAACCAGCTGAGCACGGACAAGCGTTTCCAGTTCGCGGAAGGCGATGCCGGCCGTGCGGAAATCATGGTTTTCATTCGGGACCGGGTCGACTGGATCAAGGCGCAGATGCCACGTGCCTTCCGCACTCTGGTGCCGGGCAATCTGGAAATCCGCCGCCTGCCCCCGGCGGAAGAACCCGGCGCACCGACCGCTTACGGCGGCGCCGGTTCCAAGGACGGCACCATCCCGGGCAAGATGTGGATCAACCTGCACACCACGGACCTGCACCGGAAATATGACGTGCCAACGCTGGTCCATCATGAAACCATCCCGGGCCATGTCTGGCAGGGCGAATATGCCAACAAATTGCCGCTGATCCGGTCAATCCTGGCATTTAACGCCTATTCGGAAGGCTGGGCGCTCTATGCCGAACAACTGGCCGATGAACTGGGCGCCTATGCCGATCATCCCGCCTGGCAGCTCGGCTATCTGCAGGATCAGGCCTTCCGGGCCTGCCGGCTGGTCGTGGACACGGGCCTTCACCACAAACGCTGGGGCCGCGAACAGGCGATCCGCTTCTTTACGGAGAGGAACGGCAACAAACGGGCGCAGGTGGAAAGCGAAGTGGACCGCTATTGCTCCTGGCCGGGGCAGGCCTGCGGCTACAAGGTCGGGCATAGCGAAATCACCCGCCAGCGCAGCCGTGCGCAAGGCGCATTGGGCGCCGATTACGATCTTCGCGCCTTCAACGATGCGGTCGTGCTGGGCGGCAATGTCCCGCTGGACGTGCTCGCGAAGAATGTGGACCGCTATATCGCGGCAGCATCTGCCTGA